The Paenibacillus tianjinensis genome has a window encoding:
- a CDS encoding transcriptional regulator, translating into MPRFEQQYEEWLQSNLKNESNHRRKELLGKGLGHGTIEFLRTVWFPAIGNLDHLFPEWEVRDFNNGYRYLDLAYMPGGVKGGIEIQGYGPHARDLDVRRFKDLCRRHCLLALDGWTFLPIAYPSIVEEPKQCQQLVLSFIGKFIATDVSSTLTWLEAETLRFARRLLRAFTPLELAHHLNVTDRHARRILHELVQLQLLDVAGGGQLRNRTYQLRVN; encoded by the coding sequence ATGCCGCGATTCGAACAGCAATATGAGGAATGGTTACAGAGCAATCTGAAGAATGAGAGCAACCACAGGCGAAAGGAGTTACTCGGCAAAGGATTAGGCCACGGGACAATAGAATTCCTGCGAACGGTATGGTTTCCGGCAATCGGGAATTTGGATCATCTGTTTCCGGAGTGGGAAGTACGTGATTTCAATAACGGTTACCGCTATCTGGATTTGGCTTATATGCCTGGAGGGGTGAAGGGCGGGATTGAGATTCAAGGGTATGGACCCCATGCTAGAGATCTGGATGTCAGGAGATTCAAGGATTTATGCCGCCGGCATTGCCTGCTTGCCCTGGATGGCTGGACCTTTCTCCCCATTGCTTATCCTTCTATTGTAGAGGAACCAAAACAGTGCCAGCAGCTGGTGCTCTCTTTTATAGGCAAATTCATCGCGACCGATGTTTCGTCAACCTTAACTTGGCTGGAGGCGGAGACTCTGCGGTTCGCGAGGCGTCTGCTTAGGGCATTCACACCTTTGGAACTTGCGCACCATCTCAATGTTACAGATAGACACGCCAGACGAATTCTGCATGAATTGGTTCAACTGCAATTACTGGATGTTGCAGGCGGCGGACAGCTGCGAAATCGTACATATCAACTGAGGGTGAACTAG